One stretch of Candidatus Eisenbacteria bacterium DNA includes these proteins:
- a CDS encoding efflux RND transporter permease subunit — protein MNFSELFIRRPVMTTLVMLGILAFGAVGYRSLPVSDLPNVDFPTLQVSASLPGASPETMASSVATPLERQFSTIAGLESMNSTNSLGVSQITLQFDLGRDLDAAAQDVQAAIAAALRQLPPDMPAPPSYRKVNPADQPILYISLTSATLPLYALNEFGETMLAERISMVNGVAQVLVFGSQKYAVRVQLDPAALASRGIGIDEVENAIRAANVNLPTGFLDGRATAFTIQSSGRLMEAEAYRPVIVAYRNGSPVRLEDVGRVLDGVQNDKIAAWYVDQRAIVLAVQRQPGTNTMQVTRAVRDLLPSFREKLPGAVSMHVLFDRSESIQESVRDVKFTLLLTLVLVVVVIFLFLRNLSATLIPSLALPLSIAGSFAAMRLLGFSLDNLSLMALTLSLGFVVDDAIVMLENIVRHMEKGETPFEAARNGSREVGFTILSMTFSLVAVFIPVLFMGGILGRLFQEFSVTIAVAILISGFVSLTLTPMMASRFLKASGESRHGRLYAASERAFQAMLAVYERGLAWSLRHRRITLAYSALVLVLSIFLFQAIPKGFMPNADTGQLFGATESQEGTSFETMVRYQKTAAAILAEDPNVEAFMSNVGGGGRATGSSTQGVFFVRLKPRAERSLSPEEIIEKLRPKLGRIPGIRVFLQNPPPLRIGGQLTKSQYQFTLQGADTDELYASAGDLERRMRDLPGLTDVTSDLRIRNPQVNIDIDRDRASALGVSARQVEETLRNAFASGQISTIYAPNNQYAVILELLPEYRLDPATFSTLYVRSSKGRLVPLGALADITESVGPSSVNHLGQLPAVTISFNLEPGVALGEAVGRVQELARDVLPPTIVTSFQGTAQAFQSSVRGLGILLLVAVLVIYLVLGILYESFIHPITILSALPFAGFGALLTLLAFRVELSIYAFVGVIMLVGLVKKNGIMMIDFALEAERTEGKNPEEAIFQACLIRFRPIMMTTMSALMGTLPIAVGYGAGAESRQPLGLAVVGGLLFSQFLTLFVTPVFYLYMEGFQRKVRRGFRPR, from the coding sequence ATGAACTTCTCCGAGCTCTTCATCCGAAGGCCGGTGATGACGACTCTCGTCATGCTCGGCATCCTCGCCTTCGGCGCGGTCGGATATCGATCGCTTCCGGTGAGCGATCTTCCCAACGTCGATTTCCCAACGCTTCAAGTTTCAGCGTCCCTTCCGGGCGCTTCCCCCGAGACGATGGCCTCCTCGGTCGCCACCCCGCTCGAGCGGCAGTTCTCCACGATCGCCGGCCTCGAGTCGATGAACTCGACCAACTCGCTCGGCGTCTCGCAGATCACGCTCCAGTTCGATCTTGGGCGAGATCTCGACGCGGCGGCGCAGGACGTGCAGGCCGCGATCGCCGCCGCGCTGCGCCAACTCCCGCCCGACATGCCCGCACCGCCGTCGTACCGCAAGGTGAACCCGGCGGATCAACCGATCCTTTACATCTCGCTCACGTCCGCGACCCTTCCGCTCTACGCCCTCAACGAGTTCGGAGAGACGATGCTCGCCGAGCGGATCTCGATGGTGAACGGGGTGGCGCAAGTTCTCGTCTTCGGATCGCAGAAATACGCGGTTCGTGTGCAGCTCGATCCGGCGGCGCTAGCGAGCCGGGGGATCGGAATCGACGAGGTGGAAAACGCGATCCGCGCCGCAAACGTGAACCTCCCCACCGGCTTTCTCGACGGGCGGGCGACCGCCTTTACGATCCAGTCGAGCGGGCGCCTGATGGAAGCGGAAGCCTACCGGCCGGTCATCGTGGCTTATCGGAACGGCAGTCCGGTGCGCCTCGAGGATGTCGGGCGCGTCTTGGACGGAGTGCAGAACGACAAGATCGCCGCGTGGTATGTCGATCAGCGCGCGATCGTTCTCGCCGTGCAGCGCCAGCCGGGAACGAACACCATGCAGGTGACGAGGGCCGTGCGCGATCTCCTTCCGAGCTTCCGCGAGAAGCTCCCCGGCGCAGTTTCGATGCACGTGCTCTTCGACCGGTCCGAGTCGATCCAGGAATCGGTGCGGGACGTGAAGTTCACACTGCTCCTCACGCTCGTGCTCGTCGTCGTCGTGATCTTCCTCTTTCTTCGGAATCTTTCTGCCACCCTCATCCCATCTCTGGCTCTTCCGCTCTCGATCGCCGGTTCCTTCGCGGCGATGCGGCTGCTCGGTTTCAGTTTGGACAACCTCTCGCTGATGGCGCTCACTCTTTCGCTCGGTTTCGTCGTGGACGACGCGATCGTCATGCTCGAAAACATCGTGCGTCACATGGAGAAGGGCGAAACCCCTTTCGAGGCCGCTCGAAACGGTTCCCGCGAGGTCGGGTTCACGATTCTCTCGATGACCTTCTCCCTCGTCGCCGTCTTCATCCCGGTCCTCTTCATGGGCGGCATCCTCGGGCGTCTGTTCCAGGAGTTCTCCGTGACGATCGCGGTCGCGATCCTGATCTCCGGCTTCGTGTCGCTCACGCTGACGCCGATGATGGCGAGCCGCTTCTTGAAGGCGTCCGGAGAGAGCCGACACGGACGGCTCTATGCCGCCTCCGAGCGCGCCTTCCAAGCGATGCTCGCCGTCTACGAAAGGGGACTTGCCTGGTCTCTTCGTCATCGCCGGATCACGCTCGCCTACTCCGCGCTCGTTCTCGTTCTCAGCATCTTCCTCTTCCAGGCGATCCCGAAGGGCTTCATGCCGAACGCGGATACGGGTCAGCTCTTCGGCGCTACGGAATCTCAGGAAGGAACCTCGTTCGAGACGATGGTGCGGTACCAGAAGACGGCGGCGGCCATCCTCGCCGAAGACCCGAACGTCGAGGCGTTCATGTCGAACGTCGGGGGAGGAGGGAGAGCGACCGGATCGAGCACGCAGGGAGTTTTCTTCGTTCGCCTGAAGCCGCGCGCGGAGAGATCGCTTTCGCCGGAAGAGATCATCGAGAAGCTCCGGCCGAAGCTCGGCCGAATTCCGGGAATCCGAGTGTTCCTTCAGAATCCGCCGCCGCTTCGGATCGGTGGACAGCTCACGAAGAGCCAATATCAATTCACACTTCAAGGGGCGGATACCGACGAGTTGTACGCGAGCGCCGGCGATCTCGAGAGGCGCATGCGCGATCTGCCGGGCCTCACGGACGTCACGAGCGATCTCAGAATCCGGAACCCGCAGGTGAACATCGATATCGATCGAGATCGAGCCTCGGCCCTCGGGGTTTCGGCCCGCCAGGTGGAGGAGACGCTCCGGAATGCTTTCGCTTCGGGCCAGATCTCGACGATCTACGCGCCGAACAACCAATATGCGGTGATTCTCGAGCTGCTTCCCGAATATCGCCTGGATCCGGCGACCTTCTCGACGCTGTACGTTCGTTCCTCGAAAGGGCGTCTGGTCCCGCTCGGCGCGCTGGCGGACATCACCGAGTCGGTCGGACCTTCATCGGTGAACCATCTCGGCCAGCTCCCCGCCGTGACGATCTCGTTCAATCTCGAACCGGGCGTCGCCCTCGGAGAGGCGGTGGGGCGCGTGCAGGAGCTTGCGCGCGACGTCCTTCCGCCGACGATCGTGACGAGCTTTCAGGGGACCGCCCAGGCCTTTCAATCCTCCGTGCGAGGCCTCGGGATTCTCCTTCTCGTCGCAGTTCTTGTCATCTACCTCGTGCTCGGAATCCTCTACGAAAGCTTCATCCATCCGATCACGATCCTCTCGGCTCTCCCGTTCGCGGGCTTCGGCGCCCTTCTCACGCTCCTTGCTTTCCGTGTGGAGCTCAGCATCTATGCGTTCGTGGGCGTCATCATGCTCGTGGGCCTCGTGAAGAAGAACGGAATCATGATGATCGACTTCGCGCTGGAGGCGGAGCGAACGGAAGGGAAGAACCCCGAGGAAGCGATCTTCCAGGCGTGTCTCATCCGTTTTCGTCCGATCATGATGACCACCATGTCCGCGCTGATGGGCACTCTGCCGATCGCCGTCGGATACGGAGCGGGAGCGGAGTCGAGACAGCCCCTCGGCCTCGCGGTCGTGGGAGGGCTTCTCTTCTCGCAGTTCCTGACGCTCTTCGTCACGCCCGTCTTTTATTTGTACATGGAGGGTTTCCAGCGGAAGGTTCGCCGCGGCTTTCGCCCGAGGTGA
- a CDS encoding efflux RND transporter periplasmic adaptor subunit has protein sequence MFQGCGGGEGREAGTPHERPAAPVVVREAVRADVPLEVKTIGTVEAYRAVSVRPRIAGEIERAVFEPGAEVRRGDLLFVVDRRPFEAALRQAEADSARDAARAASAEATAQRYADLVEKGYVTRKQYDEALADAEAWRAAVRADEAALETARLNLDFCSIRAPIGGRAGDILVHPGNLVRANDESPLVVIHQITPVYVGFSVPERRLSAIRRHADEGTLRVEASLPGETASAGEGELTFLDNAADEATGTILLKATFPNEKRTLWPGQFVDVKLTLATEKGAVLLPEEAIQTGQQGSYVFIVGPGDTAELRPVRTGARWNGGVVIEEGVRAGEKVVTEGQIRLFPGAKVAVKSEAEPAGAAVR, from the coding sequence GTGTTTCAAGGGTGTGGAGGCGGAGAAGGCCGGGAAGCCGGGACGCCGCACGAGCGCCCGGCGGCTCCGGTCGTCGTCCGCGAGGCGGTGCGTGCGGACGTTCCCCTTGAAGTGAAAACGATCGGGACTGTGGAGGCGTACCGCGCGGTCTCGGTTCGCCCGCGGATCGCGGGAGAGATCGAGCGCGCGGTCTTCGAACCGGGCGCGGAAGTGCGGCGCGGAGATCTTCTCTTCGTAGTCGATCGGCGTCCTTTCGAGGCGGCGCTTCGGCAGGCGGAGGCCGATTCCGCGAGAGACGCGGCGCGCGCGGCGAGCGCGGAGGCGACCGCTCAGCGCTATGCGGACCTCGTCGAGAAAGGCTACGTCACGAGGAAGCAATACGACGAGGCTCTCGCCGACGCCGAAGCGTGGAGGGCGGCCGTGCGCGCGGACGAGGCGGCCCTCGAAACCGCGCGCCTCAATCTGGACTTCTGCTCGATTCGCGCGCCGATCGGAGGCCGCGCGGGGGACATCCTCGTTCACCCGGGCAACTTGGTCCGAGCGAACGACGAGAGCCCTCTCGTCGTGATCCATCAGATCACGCCCGTTTACGTGGGCTTCTCCGTTCCCGAGCGAAGGCTCTCCGCGATCCGCCGGCACGCGGACGAGGGAACGCTGCGCGTGGAGGCTTCGCTCCCCGGCGAGACTGCGTCCGCGGGCGAGGGGGAGCTGACGTTTCTCGACAACGCCGCCGATGAGGCGACCGGCACGATCCTTCTCAAGGCGACGTTTCCGAACGAGAAGCGCACTCTCTGGCCGGGGCAGTTCGTCGACGTGAAGCTCACGCTCGCGACGGAGAAGGGCGCGGTCCTCCTTCCCGAGGAAGCGATCCAGACCGGTCAACAGGGGAGCTATGTGTTCATCGTCGGGCCGGGCGACACGGCCGAGCTTCGCCCGGTCCGGACGGGGGCGCGCTGGAACGGAGGAGTCGTCATCGAGGAGGGCGTGCGCGCGGGCGAAAAGGTCGTCACCGAAGGCCAGATCCGGCTCTTTCCCGGAGCGAAGGTCGCCGTGAAGTCCGAAGCGGAACCGGCCGGAGCGGCGGTTCGATGA
- a CDS encoding TolC family protein, whose amino-acid sequence MRKTTSDARGRENRTALAVSLLLFFAFVLGCAHHPPSVRGVPGASPAPQIPWTPPRASAPSLAARAPEIPPELLSLAREWTLADIVDIALRNSAETREAWEDARSAAAAYGGSLADRYPSVHLGAEAARARTFSSDGSENDRETYGASADLAYLLYDFGGRGASIDESRQALLAAGWMHNAAIQDAALRVQQAYYGYVAAKALLEAKLSTLEEARVGFEAAEERHRSGLATIADVLQARTALSQAALAVEELRGETLTTRGVLATAMGLSANTDFDAALPPEELPSDPVLEGIDRYLEKALAARPDLAAARARALQARAHSRKVRADGLPRLTLSAGAERSYAGDPDEYDDIYRGLLSVRFPLFTGFSHRYARFEAEADAAAAEARLREAEQAVVLDVWTSYYDFRTAGTRVRASEDLVKSASESHDVALGRYRSGVGSVLDLMAAQSALENARAERVRARSDWFLSLARLTRAVGEPISSSAGARMEKETGAGKDE is encoded by the coding sequence ATGAGAAAGACGACGAGCGACGCGAGGGGAAGAGAGAACCGAACGGCTCTCGCCGTTTCTCTTCTTCTCTTCTTCGCCTTCGTTCTCGGGTGCGCGCATCACCCCCCGTCGGTTCGCGGGGTTCCGGGCGCGTCCCCCGCTCCTCAGATTCCGTGGACGCCCCCGCGCGCTTCCGCGCCTTCCCTCGCCGCCCGAGCGCCGGAGATCCCGCCCGAGCTTCTCTCTCTCGCGCGGGAGTGGACGCTCGCCGACATCGTCGACATCGCCCTTCGAAACAGCGCCGAAACGCGCGAGGCGTGGGAAGACGCGCGCTCGGCGGCGGCGGCGTACGGCGGCTCGCTCGCCGATCGATACCCTTCGGTTCATCTTGGAGCGGAGGCCGCCCGCGCGAGAACCTTCTCCTCGGACGGATCCGAGAACGATCGAGAGACGTACGGCGCATCGGCTGATCTCGCGTATCTCCTTTACGATTTCGGCGGGCGAGGGGCATCGATCGACGAATCGCGGCAGGCGCTCTTGGCGGCGGGGTGGATGCACAACGCGGCGATTCAGGACGCGGCGCTTCGCGTGCAGCAAGCGTACTACGGCTACGTGGCCGCGAAGGCGCTGCTCGAAGCGAAGCTCTCCACGCTCGAGGAGGCGCGCGTCGGCTTCGAGGCCGCTGAGGAGCGCCATCGCTCGGGACTCGCGACGATCGCCGACGTTCTCCAGGCGCGAACCGCTCTCTCGCAGGCGGCGCTCGCCGTCGAGGAGCTTCGGGGAGAAACCTTGACGACGCGCGGCGTGCTCGCGACGGCGATGGGCCTCTCCGCGAACACCGATTTCGATGCCGCTCTCCCGCCCGAGGAGCTTCCGTCCGATCCTGTGCTCGAGGGGATCGATCGCTACTTGGAGAAGGCGCTCGCCGCGCGGCCGGACCTTGCGGCGGCGCGCGCCCGTGCGCTCCAAGCGCGCGCTCATTCGCGCAAAGTCCGAGCCGATGGTCTCCCGAGATTGACTCTCTCCGCCGGCGCGGAACGAAGCTACGCGGGAGATCCGGACGAATACGACGACATCTACCGCGGTCTTCTCTCGGTTCGTTTCCCGCTTTTCACGGGCTTCTCGCACCGGTACGCCCGCTTCGAGGCGGAGGCGGACGCGGCGGCCGCGGAGGCGCGGCTCCGCGAGGCGGAGCAAGCCGTCGTTCTCGATGTGTGGACGAGCTACTACGACTTTAGGACCGCCGGAACGCGGGTACGGGCGAGCGAGGATCTCGTGAAGAGCGCCTCGGAGTCGCACGACGTCGCTCTCGGTCGCTATCGATCCGGAGTGGGGAGCGTGCTCGATCTTATGGCCGCCCAGAGCGCGCTCGAGAACGCCCGCGCGGAGCGTGTCCGCGCGCGGTCGGACTGGTTCCTCTCGCTCGCGCGGCTCACACGCGCCGTCGGCGAGCCGATCTCCTCGTCCGCGGGAGCGCGGATGGAGAAGGAAACCGGCGCCGGGAAGGACGAATAG
- a CDS encoding DUF1722 domain-containing protein, with amino-acid sequence MPQPANRTAADGSDAAPLKQKLRLGISSCLLGDLVRFDGGHKKDDFLVRVLGDYVEWIRVCPEVDIGLGTPRESIQLERRAGEIRLVGVRSGADHTEKMREYARDKSAEITGWDLRGYVLKKDSPSCGMERVRIYDANNVPSKDGVGMFAEALLERNPLLPVEEEGRLRDPRLRENFIARIYAYDRWLNLKASGPKARDVIAFHTAHKLLLLAHSPEHYRVLGKLVAEAGLLPIDELLARYETDLMAGLKRVASPGRHTNVLQHLAGFLKDELDAADKAELHDIIGEYRAGHVPLITALTLLNHHLRRLGHAWVEAQAYLAPYPRELALRSAV; translated from the coding sequence ATGCCGCAACCAGCGAACCGAACCGCCGCCGACGGCTCCGACGCCGCGCCGTTGAAACAGAAGCTCCGTCTCGGAATCAGCTCCTGTCTTCTCGGAGACCTCGTTCGCTTCGACGGCGGACACAAGAAGGACGACTTTCTCGTCCGCGTCCTCGGGGATTACGTCGAGTGGATCCGGGTCTGCCCGGAAGTCGACATCGGGCTCGGCACGCCGAGGGAATCGATTCAATTGGAGAGACGAGCCGGCGAGATCCGTCTCGTGGGGGTGCGCTCCGGAGCCGACCATACGGAAAAGATGAGAGAGTACGCGCGAGACAAGTCGGCTGAAATCACCGGCTGGGACCTTCGCGGGTACGTGCTCAAGAAGGACTCGCCGTCGTGCGGAATGGAGCGCGTGCGGATCTACGACGCAAACAACGTGCCGTCGAAGGACGGCGTCGGGATGTTCGCCGAAGCGCTGCTCGAGCGGAATCCGCTTCTCCCGGTCGAGGAGGAGGGACGCCTTCGCGATCCAAGACTCCGCGAGAACTTCATCGCGCGAATCTACGCCTACGATCGCTGGTTGAATCTTAAAGCATCTGGGCCGAAGGCGCGCGACGTGATCGCGTTTCACACCGCGCACAAGCTCCTTCTTCTCGCGCATAGTCCGGAGCACTACCGTGTCCTCGGGAAGCTTGTCGCGGAGGCAGGTCTCCTCCCGATCGACGAGCTTCTCGCGCGCTACGAAACGGACCTCATGGCCGGACTCAAACGGGTTGCCTCTCCCGGGCGCCACACGAACGTTCTTCAACATCTGGCCGGCTTTCTCAAGGATGAGCTCGACGCGGCGGACAAGGCGGAGCTTCACGATATCATCGGGGAGTATCGGGCGGGACACGTTCCCCTCATCACGGCTCTCACGCTGCTCAATCATCATCTCCGGCGGCTCGGGCACGCATGGGTGGAAGCGCAGGCGTATCTCGCGCCTTATCCCCGGGAGCTCGCGTTGCGAAGCGCGGTGTAG
- a CDS encoding deoxyribodipyrimidine photo-lyase yields the protein MPKIRYHEHTAFGTASKEASPKVSSTTIVWFRRDLRIAENPAIRAGASRGEVVPLFVWAPEEEGKWAPGAAARWWLHFSLLSLEGALARLGSPLVVRKGGSLAVLKVLVKETGARSVVWNRAYEPASRERDLAVEQALRREGLLVETFAASLLFEPWEIATGEGKPYQVFTPYWRKILASREPDFSDPAPKRLAAPSRRPRSKRVADLGLLPSVDWADGLRDAWTPGEEGARRALERFLRNAFSEYEEDRDRPDRIGTSRLSPHLHFGEIGPKRIWIEARKQEAAERGTRESGAALPFLRQLAWREFAYHLLHHFPRTPEEPLRNLFARFPWRRSRKELVAWQRGLTGYPFVDAGMRELWTTGWMHNRVRMVAASFLTKDLLLPWQEGARWFWDTLVDADLANNTLGWQWTAGCGADAAPYFRVFHPSAQGARYDPEGAYVRRWVREISALPYRFIHEPWKAPEEVLRAAGVRLGKTYPRPIVDHREARERTLAAYGSIKKSSAKKR from the coding sequence ATGCCCAAGATACGTTATCATGAACATACGGCGTTTGGTACTGCTTCGAAGGAGGCGTCGCCCAAGGTGAGTTCCACCACGATCGTTTGGTTTCGGCGGGATTTGCGGATCGCGGAGAACCCGGCGATTCGGGCGGGAGCCTCGCGCGGCGAGGTTGTTCCGCTCTTCGTATGGGCTCCGGAGGAAGAAGGGAAGTGGGCGCCGGGAGCGGCGGCGCGCTGGTGGCTTCATTTCTCTCTCCTCTCGCTCGAAGGCGCGCTTGCGCGGCTCGGGTCGCCGCTCGTCGTTCGGAAAGGCGGTTCGCTCGCCGTCCTGAAGGTGCTAGTGAAGGAGACCGGCGCGCGATCGGTGGTCTGGAACCGCGCGTACGAACCGGCTTCGCGCGAAAGGGACCTCGCGGTCGAGCAGGCGCTCCGCCGCGAAGGTCTTCTCGTCGAGACGTTCGCCGCTTCTCTTCTCTTCGAGCCTTGGGAGATCGCGACGGGGGAGGGAAAGCCGTATCAAGTCTTCACTCCCTATTGGAGGAAGATCCTCGCCTCGCGGGAACCGGACTTCTCCGATCCGGCGCCGAAGCGGCTCGCCGCTCCTTCGCGCCGACCGAGATCCAAGCGCGTGGCCGATCTCGGTCTTCTACCCTCCGTCGATTGGGCGGACGGGCTTCGCGACGCGTGGACGCCGGGGGAGGAGGGAGCGCGCCGCGCGCTCGAGCGCTTCTTGCGAAACGCGTTCAGCGAGTATGAAGAAGACCGCGACCGTCCCGATCGGATCGGTACGTCGCGCCTTTCCCCCCACCTCCACTTCGGGGAGATCGGGCCAAAGCGGATCTGGATCGAGGCGAGGAAGCAGGAGGCGGCGGAGAGGGGAACGCGTGAAAGCGGAGCCGCGCTCCCTTTTCTCCGCCAGCTTGCTTGGCGCGAGTTCGCTTATCATCTTCTCCATCACTTTCCGCGCACGCCGGAGGAGCCGCTTCGGAACCTCTTCGCCCGTTTCCCGTGGAGGCGGAGCCGCAAGGAGCTCGTCGCTTGGCAGCGCGGCCTCACCGGCTATCCATTCGTGGATGCCGGCATGCGCGAGCTTTGGACGACCGGGTGGATGCACAACCGGGTCCGCATGGTGGCCGCGTCCTTCTTGACGAAGGATCTGCTCCTCCCGTGGCAAGAGGGGGCGCGCTGGTTCTGGGACACGCTCGTCGACGCCGATCTCGCAAACAACACGCTCGGCTGGCAGTGGACCGCGGGCTGCGGCGCCGACGCGGCGCCCTACTTCCGCGTCTTTCATCCGAGCGCGCAGGGCGCCCGCTACGATCCCGAGGGCGCGTACGTCCGGCGCTGGGTTCGGGAAATCTCGGCGCTTCCCTATCGCTTCATCCATGAACCTTGGAAGGCGCCTGAGGAGGTCCTTCGCGCGGCCGGCGTGCGGCTCGGGAAGACGTACCCGCGCCCGATCGTGGACCACCGCGAGGCGCGGGAGCGAACGCTCGCCGCGTACGGGTCGATCAAGAAATCGAGCGCGAAGAAGCGCTGA
- a CDS encoding DUF1049 domain-containing protein — MRMVLVVALLILAAVLLIQNTGIATIHLLFWKLSMSQAVLALILLLIGFLAGLLASKLRGRLF; from the coding sequence ATGCGCATGGTTCTCGTTGTCGCGCTTCTCATCCTCGCGGCAGTTCTTCTCATTCAAAACACGGGGATCGCCACGATCCATCTCCTCTTCTGGAAGCTCTCGATGTCGCAAGCCGTTCTCGCCTTGATCCTCCTTCTCATCGGGTTTCTTGCCGGGCTTCTCGCGTCGAAGCTTCGGGGAAGATTGTTCTGA
- the corA gene encoding magnesium/cobalt transporter CorA, with translation MLVRGPSTRRRKEAGLPPGTVEFAGERRAEKVRVSVLSYDAEGIEEKDLEAATDSYPYFDSGRTVWVNVSGLHEPSVLRAFGDKPGLHPLVLEDILHTRQRPKLEHYPDHLFIVLRMIGYDEENRRVSNEQVSLVLGANYVLSFQEMEGDVFDRIRERIRQGSGRIRKAGADYLAYALLDAVVDHYFVALEKLGDDIEELEDELTEHPTPNTLTVIHTLKREMIDVRKSVFPVREVVAGLMRAESTLVRKGTEIFLRDVYDHTIQVIDSLESYRDILSGLQDLYLSSIGNKMNEVMKVLTIAATIFVPLTFLAGVYGMNFEHMPELSWKWSYPLFWTAAVLLALGMLFFFRRKKWL, from the coding sequence ATGTTGGTGCGCGGGCCATCTACAAGACGACGAAAGGAAGCGGGCCTCCCGCCGGGAACCGTCGAGTTCGCCGGGGAGAGGAGAGCGGAAAAGGTCCGCGTCTCGGTTCTCTCCTACGACGCGGAAGGGATCGAGGAGAAGGACCTCGAAGCCGCGACTGACTCATATCCCTATTTCGACTCCGGCCGCACGGTTTGGGTCAACGTCTCCGGTCTTCACGAACCGTCGGTTCTTCGAGCCTTCGGCGATAAGCCGGGTCTTCATCCTCTCGTGCTCGAGGATATCCTTCACACCCGGCAGAGGCCGAAGCTCGAGCACTACCCCGACCACCTGTTCATCGTACTTCGCATGATCGGCTACGACGAGGAGAACAGGCGGGTCTCAAACGAGCAGGTCAGCCTGGTCCTCGGAGCGAACTACGTTCTCTCGTTTCAGGAAATGGAGGGGGACGTGTTCGACCGGATCCGCGAGAGGATTCGGCAGGGCAGCGGCCGCATTCGGAAGGCGGGGGCCGACTACCTCGCCTACGCCCTGCTCGACGCGGTCGTGGACCATTACTTCGTCGCGCTCGAAAAGCTCGGGGACGACATCGAAGAGCTGGAAGATGAGCTGACCGAACACCCCACGCCGAACACTCTGACCGTGATCCACACGCTGAAGCGGGAAATGATCGACGTTCGGAAGTCGGTCTTTCCGGTCCGCGAGGTCGTCGCGGGCCTCATGCGGGCCGAATCAACTCTCGTTCGCAAGGGGACGGAGATCTTTCTCCGCGATGTCTACGACCATACGATCCAGGTGATCGATTCCCTGGAGTCCTATCGGGACATCCTGTCCGGGCTTCAAGATCTTTATCTTTCGAGTATCGGCAACAAGATGAACGAGGTGATGAAGGTCCTCACGATCGCCGCCACGATCTTCGTTCCGCTCACCTTTCTCGCGGGGGTCTACGGCATGAACTTCGAGCACATGCCGGAGCTCTCCTGGAAGTGGTCCTACCCGCTCTTCTGGACGGCGGCGGTCCTTCTCGCGCTCGGGATGCTCTTCTTCTTTCGAAGAAAGAAGTGGCTCTGA
- a CDS encoding DUF4198 domain-containing protein codes for MVVVAVFSACLVFLLGAPAPAEGHLLWLQMEGSGLTIYHGHPPGLGLDSSSPKEVPIENVLRASCFEESGNGAALDSVGAYPIDFGGPCAAASALVSSGYWTKTPYGTKNVPKNEAESPISSWLSYESVKHLATWSDAFAAPLTGDLEIVPLHDPFSLDEGDKLRLLVTIEGKPAAGAIVVYDGKPRGETDSEGHVNVKIRRSGLQMILASHRTPLQSEKADEIVRTAVLSFALEEKP; via the coding sequence ATGGTTGTTGTCGCGGTTTTCTCTGCCTGCCTGGTCTTCCTCCTAGGTGCCCCCGCTCCCGCCGAGGGACATCTCCTCTGGCTGCAGATGGAGGGATCGGGACTGACGATCTATCACGGCCATCCCCCGGGCCTCGGCCTCGACTCTTCCTCGCCCAAGGAAGTCCCGATCGAGAACGTTCTCCGCGCGTCCTGCTTCGAGGAGAGCGGGAACGGCGCCGCACTTGATTCGGTGGGCGCCTACCCGATCGATTTCGGCGGCCCTTGCGCCGCAGCCTCGGCGCTCGTCTCCTCCGGCTACTGGACGAAGACGCCCTACGGAACGAAGAACGTTCCGAAGAACGAGGCGGAGAGCCCGATCTCGAGCTGGCTCTCCTACGAGAGCGTGAAGCATCTCGCGACATGGAGCGATGCGTTCGCCGCGCCGCTCACCGGAGATCTCGAGATCGTTCCACTTCACGATCCCTTTTCGCTCGACGAGGGGGACAAGCTCCGTCTTCTCGTCACGATCGAGGGGAAGCCGGCGGCGGGAGCCATCGTCGTGTACGACGGGAAACCCCGAGGGGAGACCGACTCCGAGGGGCATGTGAACGTGAAGATCCGCCGGTCGGGACTCCAGATGATCCTCGCGAGCCATCGGACGCCGCTTCAATCGGAGAAGGCGGACGAGATCGTGCGCACGGCGGTTCTCTCCTTCGCGCTCGAGGAGAAGCCGTGA
- a CDS encoding ABC transporter permease, giving the protein MTRALYSLVLIALVFSGAAAHDLDHTLGHGEAVVVRFHYADGPVFSYETYEVYRPGETTPFQVGRTDALGRVAFVPDAGGEWRVRAFSEDGHGADIRVDAEASLASAAVPRAASERGVRVLLGIAIILGIFGAWSLHRSRRKG; this is encoded by the coding sequence GTGACCCGCGCCCTCTACTCACTCGTGCTGATCGCGCTAGTCTTCTCCGGCGCGGCGGCGCACGATCTCGACCATACGCTCGGACACGGGGAAGCCGTTGTCGTCCGCTTCCACTACGCGGACGGCCCGGTCTTCTCGTACGAAACTTACGAGGTCTACCGCCCCGGCGAGACGACGCCGTTCCAGGTCGGGCGCACCGACGCGCTTGGAAGGGTCGCGTTCGTTCCGGACGCCGGAGGCGAATGGAGGGTGCGCGCGTTTTCCGAGGACGGACACGGCGCCGACATTCGCGTCGACGCAGAGGCTTCCCTCGCCTCGGCCGCCGTCCCGCGCGCGGCATCGGAGCGCGGCGTCCGCGTCCTTCTCGGGATCGCGATCATTCTCGGAATCTTCGGCGCATGGAGTCTCCATCGATCCAGGAGGAAAGGATGA